tgattgaagtaaggcttaaatattgagaaaatataatcattatttgattatagcctggaatatattttatgaggatttataagcgtcacataaatgttgcaacaaaagattatttatttggagctcctaatatagtgagaatttgaaataagccttatctaaaaattctagaagaatttaatacatgtcttaagtgatataaattctaagtcgcgcgcactatatgacaaagatctttgtatgaaataaagacatgtaagtaaattattgtttgaaaaatacgtatggttgtctatgcagtataaatacgtaaattatacgttgtgatagactcttgaagagtttttgattaattgaagaacaaacttttatttcttttgtatatcgagaaatattaaatgtataaagtttgttcattagtattgaagtcctgaagtacttcatatgtatcaagaattatagatatatgatcatttgatatggaaattaagatcataaaacaagatggaataaatatatggtcttggagtaccatcattgtcacaaatgaaaatttgtagtaccattaatgtgttatgttcatatctacttgaaattttaaattttcgtatgaacaaagttgtgtacacacatgaatgatacaattagttggataaagactaatgttctacgaacccctcatctataatttagaagtccatacatactctggaagagttatagaaaatatatgatcaaagatcatatatggtgatattttaaaagtgataacaataatcttatgagatatattatcaccaaaagaattatggatcatatgtgcatgagggggagacatattcatgttgcactctttttcccttagctcagattttgtcccactgggtttttctggcaaggtttttaacgaggcaactatttatcatgttaacatacttgcattttatgaagcaagtagagaatgtgtgtgagtgagatcattgacatagcatattcgggaaacatatggattgaactcaataaagaagtatcaacccaagcaattctctatggataatactgcttgcatcgttcaactaaaaggaggtacattgaaggagatagagttagaacacatttcacgaaattcttctttatacgcttcaagaaaatgcatattggtgttcaacatattcaatcaagtgtcaatcttacaaacttattcacaaagttattaccaacatcaacatttgagaagacgacagacaagatcgaaattcgtcgattagaagatctcgaCAAAtacctaaatgagggggagggagttagtttacactatactctttttcctttgaccaagttttcagcaagatttttaataaggcagctattatggacatccaagggggagtgttataaatattattaattatgtggatgtccaaatcttttatttttcctgatatctttttaacaagttttcctttttcttagtttcttaatatctcactcttgtatttgtataaataggggttcaccccattggaataaacaactcagaaattctcattcactttctctttctctcttcatcttcttcttctttcttctcatctattttatattactttatattattttatattattttataacaaacaTACCATAAAAGACATTTTAAGGTATCAAACATCACAAGAGAATGCAAACTGTTATTAGGGATGGAGATTGCACTCGTTTGGGTATGGGGCCCTGTTGGTACCCGCCCGTAATAGTCGGGAATTGCTCGCCTAAATGGAGAATGGGACGGGCACGGGGATAACTTTTTGTCCCCAAATGTAAAATGGGGGTGGGGGGGCTGAGGATAGCACCCCCGCTCCGATGGGGACCcatttaattgttttatttattttataatattattttaaattattatatatatatctttatgtgttttgtagtttattattagtaatttttaaatatttttattttatttcaaattattcattgtctattttaaattattaacatgtataatattttaaattttatgcagTATTAGTGTGATATTACCCGCCCCATCAAGGATTTTCTACCCTGTCTCTGCTGGGGAATATGCAGGGATGGAGGCGGAGATGGGTATGCAAATATTGTTTACGAGAATGGGAACGGGGGAACATTCCCTGCCTATACCCATCTAATTTCCATCTCTAATTTTATTGATACAATTTAGTATCGTGTcccacatattttaatttaataattaatgtaGAATACTAATAACCACTCACAACATATCATATATAAGTAGAGTGTACAAGTCGAGCATTATTATGGGGTATCAAGGTGCCTAACACTACTATGAAGTGTCGCTTTATAATTGGTTGAAAATTCTCTGTAatctttattaaaataaaatatgtaggacttaatatttaattgcaTCAGATGTCacgttatattttagttcaataataataatctataaatatataaatgagaATTATAAGGAGGTCATGTGACATCCTCTCCTTCAACAATCCATGTTTtctaatttgtaaattttttaattattttattttattttcttttttttaacaatCTCTATACTTTTAATAGTAGTTGAGTTTTTTTAAGAAGTCACACATGGTTTAGAAACCTTAGTGAGTTTATATTTCTaggttatatatttataaatatataaatatatatatatatatctaatcttttattttaacttgtctcaaaattagtattatttatttattatgtggGTGATTGATAAAATTAATATCGCTctaagtagtttttttttaagtgaaTGCAATACACATTTTGCATTTTTTAActtttgaataataaaaaataattctttaattttttttttttgtataaatagtaTTATCTTAaaaatttttattgtaattttttccTACAgtctttattgttatttttatttaatatttataaaattactatttacataaaataattaaaacaataataatttattattataggatttctattagaataataattaatactcCTTAAAgatattttgtttatatatttgtagtgatattttgtgaattattatttcttaactAAAATGtcttgaatttattttatataatcctactatataattatttttctattttttgtaaagtttcttaaattaaatatttttatatattattttttgttatgactactttttaaaattctattattTCAATTGTACAAGaaatattgtattaattttttactcATTTTGAGTTaccttaatttagaaattatatcaaattatattttgcaaggttttatttttcttatagtATCTCTTCTTAACAATTTGTATTTTTTCAAAACTATCTTTTTcaccatattttattttatttcgtaCTTAAAAGAGAGTGATATAGTATTCTCTCAAGTTCTCCGTTTGTTAGTGTATTTTTGTTGTGTTATGTttattgtgttatttatttttcaagtgTATAGATATATCTTTAGAAACATTAAAGATTATTGGAGGATCAATGAATATCACAGATAAGTCtttcttcttattttaattGCTATATTGAAActttggtttttaaatttagtttattttttataagttaaatgcttacctcttttttttGGGTGTTTTGTAGGTTGTTTATCTTTACTTCAAAGGTGGAAATTCACACATTGGAGAAGATCTAAACTTATTGGTTACTTCTTAGTCAGTCAAGCAGGAGCATTAGCCTTAGTGGTAGTGCTGTGGATTGGTTTCACTCGTTGCTCTTCCTTTTAGTTATGTGGAGTTTGATTGTTTAGCTTTGGTTTCTACGGTTCAAAAACGCTCTTTCTGTTGTAATGAGCtagatttttttagtttttttgctAGTTTACTTTTCAGTTTTCCTGAGGCATCCCTAGTTCATGTCTGTTTCTCATGAATTAGTTGTGCATGCACTTAGGGTGGATGGTGAATTAGCTTAGATTGAGAATTTTTCATCTTGTTTATTGATTTGTATTAAACTCTGGTTCTTGTTAATAagagtttaatttcaaaaaaaaaaaaagactattgtgaatgttaaatttataaattatatattcttACTATTGTCTAtcctaaaattaatattatacattttatatgcgagtgattaatataatttatttactaTGTTGATTGATAAATTTAGTCtataaattaatacaatacatattttatatttttttaagttttgtcaaatatttaaaattaaaattattttaaatttttaatcgaataaaaaaatatatattttttttattttaaattattaattttagttgaatatatataataattattacgtatatacaataattaaaaactatagttatttataataatttattaataagaatactttttttttacaattaaattatttatatcactaaatttatataaaaaaaatatttttaagagtcttattattataataaaatatcatatattaataaattattacagttttaattattttatataaatatataaattttatcatCAATTAATATCTATatgtctatatatttatataaaagaaataaagcattatttatattatttttttatttttatttttttaatttctttttataaatgTGGTAATTTGACTCTTGGTTAAAATAATCCCACATAGTTTAGATATCAATGTGGATTTTGTATTATAGGTTGTACAAATGACTATTTttctactttactttgtgacaaAGTTAGTGTTACATTATTCTTTTAGTGGGTGATTAAAAAGATTTGTCTTACccaattagttataattcttattttctttataaaaatacaacaaATATATTCTTGCATTTTTCAATCTTGGTCTAAgctttaaaattaaaacaaaaaacttattttttaatttttgccatttgattagttaaaaaaatatcaaaattttgtTATACAAAAATGATTAAAAGTAGAATTACACACAataaactataaataaatttatgatataaaatattatgatgatttaaataagaaaaataattttcataattagctgaaaaatatcaaaataaaaattcttaggcaaataaattattttaaactagAATTATTATAGTAATTTAATTTATTCACAATTTATTTGGCTACTTGACACCTTAGTAAAAAAAAGATGGTTCAGACTATGGATGGGTatcataaatattatttctatTCAACGTTTGAGTTTtaatattaactaaaaaaatacataaaaactaAACTATACATGTGTTCTTAAGGTCTTTTTAAGGATTTCTTTAGTTAGGTTTTATCGAAAATTAATAAacaagaaataaaaacaaatttagatatttttttattatatatgaataaaggcaatatatttttaatatgtattatatgtaattaaattagatcgatttttaattagattttaaaattttctcaaaaaactgATTCAATCCAACTACTCCCATTCAATTTAATCCAATGGTAACTTGATGCATGtctatttttttgtaattggattgtATTTATTTGGTTCGGTGAAAATATTTGATTACAATTAGAAAGAGTATATCATTATACTTTATTTTGAGAAACACAAtatctaaattataatttaactaaatataaagaacaatcaatgatttttaaaagacataaccaaaatttatatttgCTATTTTACATAATCGCGTGAAGTGCGGCTACgtttactaataataataataataataatagggaCACAATTTTGTCTCGtaatgtactttcacggaatgtattccgtgatgTACAGAATACATTAGATGAGTCTCAGGGTACGTAATAATGGGTCTCAGGGTATGTTAccattttttaaccctaattacccttAGATCAACCCCAAccctcagatcaaataactctctCATCTAACGATTGCCGTACATCActgaatacattccgtgaaagtacaatcacATGACATAATCGTgacccaataataataataataataataataataataataataataataataataataataataataataataataataataataataataataataacaatgacATTGCAATTTCATTATCATGCACGTTTTATAGAGTTTCACGCAAATGCTTGGGTGTTATTTTGACATGacactttctaattttttatttattgtttgggtaataataataagggtAGGTAAATACTATTTAATTTTAACTATGAATTTTACAAAAACTATTAATTAGGCTCTATCTTTTTTATATGATAGTATgtactttttaaattaatagAACATATTAATACTCGCCCAACATATTACACTTACTTTTAGtgataaaatatagtatttatgattaaaaatacatttaatcacaacaaattataatatttgTGACTACTATTTTTAGTTAcagattttttagtcacaagttttattatgactaaaagtaaaaaaatttgtagtgacggtttaaatatttataaattaaaataaatatattactcTATATgcctatatttattatattaatgaactattattataaaatatattatatatttttatttatttaaaatttatatgatagttattttaaaatattaagatTTTGCTAATGTGATTAGGTTTTTGTTATTGTAATTATTCTTGTTTTTGTGACATAATTTTCAAGTGTCTTTTGTTTAACTTACTGTGATTAGTCTTGTCTCTGTAAGataattttgttttgttgttgtcTCGTCTTCTTTGTTCTTTGATGACTCGTCATAGTTCTCTGCGTTTGAAGGAGTTGTTAGTAGTGCAATTACGTATCTTACACAATAATTGAGTGCTCAAGTTGATAGGTTCAACGAAACTACAACAGTTTTTATTGTTGTATCTTTTGGGAGGTGGAGGAAATATAAgtgttcttaaaattaactatgatgctacaattttttttcatcaGATTTTATTGTAGATTCTTTTGTCAAACGATATGGGAATCAAGCAGTCAATTAATTGATTCGCTTTTTTTATTCTAATCCTGATTGTATTTCCAATAGGAGAGATGTCCTAATTGTGTTGTATGACGCtattattttaactaattactattaataaaattacattatttattaaaaataaaattatgtgatagtagttttaaataaaattaaacaaacatacaTTTTCATACataaagttaaataaataaaacatgcaTGGTCTAGATATGTAAATATATGACCTTTTATATATTGAtgttgtatataaatagagccAAACTATATCATATCCATACATATATTGCAATATTGCAAGAGAGTATTCTTGAGGgtattagaaaaacaaattaaGCAAGTcccatatacataaatatatatataaatatatatattaaaatctaTAATGGCTGCATTAGTGTTCACTGTAAGTAGTATTATTAGGtggaatagtaataataataataataataccttCACTAGATCTGTGAAATCATGTTTAAGTTCAAAttaccataataataataatattattcataATAAAACTGTATTAATGTccaccaataataataataataataataataataataataataataataataataataataataataataataataataataataataataataataataataataataataataataataataataataatcagaaGAATAGTTCTCGAAGATCAGCAAACTATCAACCCCCACTTTGGCAATTTGATTATGTACAATCACTTTCTACTCCTTTCAAGGTAACaaatatcttattattatttttattattattattattattattatgattatgattattattattattattaatattggtGTTTTTGTTGGTGTGAACATATATGTGCATTTTCTTTGTTTTGATGtacttatagaagttatataattcatttttttttttacataaaaagtGTAGATATATAGTTAGTTATATGTATATagcatatatttaatttattagctttggagaaattttgaataatttattgtatgaaaaataaattatatctcCCAtgcatatagaaaaaaaaagtacattTACAAAACtgacatttttcttttttgtagtagtgactaTAAGAATATATACCTATAAACTCTAcaaatgtaaaaattaaaaataccaacaatgatttatttatttatatatatatatatatatatgtttttgtgtgtgTAGGATGAAGCATATGTCAAAAGAGTTGAGAAACTAAAGGAAGAAGTAAGAGTGATGGTGAAGAGAGCAAAAGAGgatgaaattaataatatattgaaagatatatataataataataataataataataataataatattaataataataataataataataataataatgtgtatGCCAATTCTCTTGAATTTAGACTCCTACGACAACATGGTTATCCGGTGTCTCAAGGTatgtgttatatatataatactcctttatttttacattaacaacatcattaaattttaatttcaaattataataagtgaggtttattttaaattcaactAATCACCTTGAcgataataattaataagattAAGTAAGATTTTTGTTTCctgaattttgatatgtatCGAATCATGTCTCCTGAATTTTTCAagtcattaaaaataaaattttgaactattgagattgttggaattaagtatttttatctaatttcattccATTTCGCTAATGTGACGAGCGATTGTCCATATACTAAGTTGTGCTTCttgaactttgatatctatATATGACAGTCAGTAgccccgtgatccgtaaggggaaatacgggtaagctgtacaatctcacactgcttggggaaggtcaagtgggatgattctgagactatgtaggtatgagactgcacagttaaagagagcttaaatagattgtttagtactacctatatcaacaaggtgcatcttgttttttggtagcccatcttgaaagaactccacagttaagcgtgtttgatttggagcaatttcaggatgggtgacctcctggaaagttttcccaggaagcgtgcgagtgaggacaaagtacgctggaaacactcgtgttggtctgtaggatTAGTCATCAATTTaggaagcagctagagtggcgtactcgtgtgtAAGagtcattattccgtgggtgtaacggcccaatagaggcttgaagcggggacgttacaaaaaaTCATACTTCTTGAACTTTAACATATACCAAATTATGTTCCCTAAATTTTTATCCACTTCAAACTTtctttagtaaaattaaataaaaattcttaaatctaataatctcaatagttcaagaaaaatttttaacgacctaaaaatttaggggtaaaaatctaaattagcctaatattaatatattaccTGATTAATaatcaaagaaaaataatatgtgtacatacaaattacatataaatttgACACACACTTATGTGACAAGCTAGTTCGATAAGTGAGACtcatcttaaataaaaataattagttagttaaaattactTACCACGTAAATATGTGTTAAATTTGTGTGTAATTTATGTGTGCCATGTTAGACACTTTGATACTTTATTGACAAAAATCTTCATACAATAATATACtctatattaaaataatgtcTCTGatcatatatttatgaaatattttGCCGAACTTAGAACTAATTTTAAATACTAGTAGTAAATTCTACattgtaataataattttaagatgCACACGTAGCCTTAATGTGGTAATGACTAATCAGCCACAcattaacattttatttttcacataTGATTAAAATTAACAAGTCTTATATTTTAGCATTACGAATAACTCATAgagataaaaattataattagcctATTATAAATGGTTGAGTTAACATTTTTAAGTTCAATTTCAAATTCAACTACTCATACTATTCATTAAATATAATACTTATAGTGaagattatatattttatgtatttttttgttaaagatTTTATTACAATAGAAGTAAATTAAAacattacaactctattgtaacaTAATACAAAGATTAATAaggagattaaataaatgtaacaatacataatatataatatatatatatatatactatatatattatagatatatgtatatatgaaaagtagaagaagaagatacaacacatgtgtatatatataacaagagaatattatatatgtacactcactcacaaccttgagtgtagattagtggggatcaccatgacttgaacaaggtattacacctttgtccaaaagcttatttccctatctctaagcactaagggaacacTCTAGGAAATAgatttgggaattatcaagccttaaggttttctagcaatgtgctttttttgatagaaaacttctcaTCTCTTTGTGTTTGAAAGATAGAAGAGAAGAGTGTGTCTCAAAATATGAACTAAGGtatctatttatagtgtttaggatcacACACTTTGAAATTCAAATAACCTACACCCAAGGGTTGTTACCATTTCTTAATGGGGTGTAAATGAGATTAAATGGGTGATTTGAAGGTTATGAGATGTTAAAAGCCATAGTAAAAAAACGTTCTACTATTAATGCTGAAAaaatagtaactagttactagttaccaaATTTTTTAGCTTTTGCAAATAACACTCCAAACTATTTCAAACTATTCTCACTTTATTTAATATCACTTATACAcattataaatgataaaattcaatccccaacaactatatttgaattatatcaaaaaattaagttgtgtaaCCACTCTTTACGCACTTAATTAGTGATCATGTAGAAGTTACAAAATATGAGTAACTCCACCTCTTATGTTACAACTATCACATATATGTAACTCCCAATCACATTATATTGtgattattacatatatataactccaaattatattatattatatattatattcataataatatatataatatatcacaattttaatcttaaatattatattatttaataaataatataacatttttTATACACTTTTTGCAAAAATATGcttcttttttctctttcttaaaaataatattttatgagaaaagttaaaaaatataagGTAACGGGCTACCCTGAGGATGTAATTGTTTACGATGGTTATCCAAAACTtctcataaaatattttttttttcgaaaaaatcacatttttgtaaaatttgctaataaaccataaaaataaaaactccaTATACATTTCtagggacacgattttgtcccgtgatgtactttcacggaatgtattccgtgatgTACGGTAGTCGTTAGATggagggagttatttgatctgagggcTGGAGTTGAtttaggggtaattagggttaaaaaatggTAACGTAtcctgagacccatctaatgtaccctgagatccatctaatgtaccacggaatacattctgTAAAAGTACATCATGCGACAAAATCGTTTCCCtacatttatatatgtatagctAATTCATACCAACATTATTGTTTCTCTAGTActatatgataaattaataattacttaaaaatgttTGGAATTACTACATTCATTGCAGAAATTTTTAGTACGTGCAAAGATGAAAGAGGCAATTTTATGGTGTCTACCAATGATATCAAAGGAATGTTATCTTTATATGAAGCTTCATTCTATTTGGTAGAAAATGAAGATGGTATTTTGGAAGAGACAAGACAAACAACAAAGAAATATCTTGAGGAATACATAATCATGATCATGGAAAAACAACAATcattattagatcaaaataataataatgattatgattatgattatgaaCTAGTAAGCCATGCATTAGAACTTCCACTTCATTGGAGAATGTTAAGATTGGAGAGTAGGTGGTTTATTGATGTGTATGAGAAGAGACTAGACATGAACCCTACTCTACTTATGTTAGCTAAGCTAGATTTCAACATTGTCCAATCAATATACCAAGATGATCTTAAACATGTCTTCAGGTAATAATGTAATGAATTTATTTCTCTTTAGtttatttctaatatatatatgttttggcaCTAAATATATGTGTCGGTTGGTGATAGATATAAAAAAACTGTCTTATATAGTATTAGGTACTTTAAGATGTCTTACAATAATACACCTAGTTCAAATGGGGAGAGTAGAATGGGGTATATGCTAAAATATCTGGTGCGCAATACTTTTTATAGGTGGCGCTCCACGATTAGTTAGTGATATtcattaaaagttatttttttaaaattatatgggacttgatagtatacttaattacaccaatagcaATATGACACCAAAGAATTGGTACTAGGCACCAGTAATACTTGTAAAGAACACTGTAAACTCTGAATATAGTcctaattaattcaagagaatcaaacaataagattaaggaatagcggaagcgtaccggagtccatagaatcgaCCTTTAAATGATCTTTattggtatgatcttccaatttgcATCAAAACCTTTCTCTGTAAACTTTTGCTCTTGGTGATGGGGATACAAGAGTGAAAAGATAAGATGCAAATGGGGACCATTACCCGTTATATTACCAAAAGACAAACCTGTTGGTAATATTTATTgactatttctatttggcccctcatcaaaatagaaattgtctaattggtatccacatattaaaatcatgacaatcatactcttaagtcataaactttattccaaaatagaccacataaatttgacttattatttgatgacccaacacacatttaatatatacaattgtgaccccaATAAATTTCTAACAATACTTTTTAACAATTCTCTAAAATATCCCTACATTTGGCCCAAAATTTTCGTTAGGAAAATGCCCTATTTGTTTTCATCGATGAAAGAAACTCCAATTTGAAACTTTTGTCCAGAACTCTCAGAATATGCTTACTAATTGTGCTTGATACTACTTATGGTATAGTAATATTGGACACCTTAAAATATCTCGTAACGTtactttagtttattttaacatgtacaTATATGCAGCTGGTGGGAAAGCACTGATATGGGAAAGAAGTTGGAATTTGCAAGAGATAGAACAATGGTGAATTTCTTATGGACTGTAGGAGTTGCATTTGAGCCACATTACAAAAGTTTTAGAAGAATGAGTACAAAAGTAAATGCTTTAATAACAGTAATAGATGACATATATGATGTTTATGGTACACTAGATGAATTGGAGCTCTTCACTAATGCAGTTGAGAGGTtagtataaaatataaattttgctACTTTGGAAACTTAATTAGTTACATAATTCTTTagttacaatataatttttttttatgactaaatgtgacttttagtcataacaaaaagttacttgtgactaaaacataatatttagatacaagttgttactaatttagttttagtgacTAATACATTCAGTCACAACATATAtagaatgatgatttataattaatcacaatttttttacttttagttacaaattttattgtgatttaaagaaaGATTTTTTGTAGCATGCATCGTGAGCTACTCTACTAATTGCCAATCAATTTTGAGATTAAAATTCACACTTCTA
This genomic window from Cannabis sativa cultivar Pink pepper isolate KNU-18-1 unplaced genomic scaffold, ASM2916894v1 Contig2, whole genome shotgun sequence contains:
- the LOC115716805 gene encoding terpene synthase 10, which encodes MAALVFTVSSIIRWNSNNNNNNTFTRSVKSCLSSNYHNNNNIIHNKTVLMSTNNNNNNNNNNNNNNNNNNNNNNNNNNNNNNNNNNNNNNNNNNQKNSSRRSANYQPPLWQFDYVQSLSTPFKDEAYVKRVEKLKEEVRVMVKRAKEDEINNILKDIYNNNNNNNNNNINNNNNNNNNNVYANSLEFRLLRQHGYPVSQEIFSTCKDERGNFMVSTNDIKGMLSLYEASFYLVENEDGILEETRQTTKKYLEEYIIMIMEKQQSLLDQNNNNDYDYDYELVSHALELPLHWRMLRLESRWFIDVYEKRLDMNPTLLMLAKLDFNIVQSIYQDDLKHVFSWWESTDMGKKLEFARDRTMVNFLWTVGVAFEPHYKSFRRMSTKVNALITVIDDIYDVYGTLDELELFTNAVERWDISAMDGLPEYMKTCFLALYNFINDLPFDVLKGEEGLHIIKFLQKSWADLCKSYLREARWYYNGYTPSFEEYIENAWISISGPVILSHLYFFVVNPIKEDTLLSTCFDGYPTIIRHSSMILRLTDDLGTSTDELKRGDVPKSIQCKMYEDGISEEEARQRIKLLISETWKLINKDYINLDDDDGDDYSPMFYKSNNINKAFIEMCLNLGRMAHCIYQYGDGHGIQDRHTKDHVLSLLIHPVPLTQ